One window of Thermacetogenium phaeum DSM 12270 genomic DNA carries:
- the eam gene encoding glutamate 2,3-aminomutase, with translation MAIRFENISFEQPEVLNTNSTGEERRQFAIKRAAELREKIRDYLDVKGKIPTGFDRIDEYERERRRILDSLQAGEDDWNDWRWQLRHRVSDVETLSRYVELSKEEREEIAEVSKQFRWALSPYYLALVMADEPHGALWKQSIPSIQEVTDKNGSEDPMAEQWTSPAPGVTRRYPDRMIINVTNRCAMFCRHCQRRRNIGNKDRHQTRATLEAALQYVRDNEEIRDVLVTGGDALLLSNRTLDWLLRELHSIPHVEIKRLGTRTPVTLPQRITPELCRILEKYPPIYINTQFNHPLEVTPEAKRACDMLVKAGVVLGNQAVLLRGVNNDPHVMKKLNQELLKIRVRPYYIFHAKNVKGTSHFITSVKEGLEIMEHLRGYTSGLAVPTYIINAPYGNGKTPIAPNYLLGRKGNQILLRTWENKIIPYETP, from the coding sequence ATGGCAATCAGGTTCGAGAATATTTCTTTCGAACAGCCGGAAGTCTTGAACACCAACTCTACCGGTGAAGAGCGCAGGCAGTTCGCCATAAAAAGAGCTGCTGAGCTGAGGGAGAAAATCAGAGATTATCTGGATGTTAAGGGAAAAATACCTACCGGATTCGACAGAATCGACGAATACGAAAGGGAGCGCCGGCGCATTTTGGATTCTCTGCAGGCAGGAGAAGATGACTGGAACGACTGGCGCTGGCAGCTGCGCCACAGGGTATCCGACGTAGAGACCTTAAGCCGCTACGTCGAACTGAGCAAGGAAGAAAGGGAGGAAATCGCCGAGGTCAGCAAGCAGTTTCGGTGGGCGCTGTCACCTTACTACTTAGCCCTGGTGATGGCCGACGAGCCTCATGGAGCGCTCTGGAAGCAGTCCATACCAAGCATTCAGGAAGTCACCGATAAAAACGGCAGCGAAGACCCAATGGCCGAGCAGTGGACCTCACCCGCACCGGGCGTAACCAGGCGCTACCCGGACCGCATGATCATCAACGTCACCAACAGGTGCGCCATGTTTTGCCGCCACTGCCAGCGGAGGCGCAACATCGGAAATAAAGACCGTCATCAAACGAGAGCCACCCTGGAGGCGGCGCTGCAGTACGTGCGCGACAACGAAGAGATACGGGACGTCCTGGTCACCGGCGGTGACGCCCTTCTGCTCAGCAACCGCACTCTGGACTGGCTACTCAGGGAGCTGCACAGCATTCCTCACGTCGAGATCAAGCGGTTAGGAACGCGCACCCCAGTGACGCTTCCGCAGAGGATCACACCAGAGCTCTGTCGGATCCTGGAGAAGTATCCTCCCATCTACATCAACACTCAGTTCAACCACCCGCTGGAGGTGACACCGGAGGCCAAGAGAGCCTGCGACATGCTCGTCAAAGCGGGGGTGGTATTAGGAAATCAGGCCGTGCTCCTGCGGGGGGTTAACAACGATCCCCACGTGATGAAAAAGCTCAACCAGGAACTCCTGAAAATCCGGGTGCGGCCCTACTACATCTTCCATGCCAAGAACGTCAAGGGCACCAGCCACTTCATTACCTCGGTGAAAGAAGGACTGGAGATTATGGAACACCTGCGGGGCTACACGTCAGGTCTGGCGGTACCAACTTACATCATCAATGCCCCGTACGGCAACGGAAAAACACCTATCGCCCCCAATTACCTGCTCGGCAGAAAGGGGAACCAGATTCTCCTCCGCACCTGGGAGAACAAGATCATCCCTTACGAAACGCCCTAA
- a CDS encoding type 1 glutamine amidotransferase: MRLKVCHLYPDLLNLYGDRGNVLIICRRAEWRGIDVELDRISLGDRVNFTDYDFVFLGGGADQEQGLVSRDLKEKGPLLREAVEQGVVVLSICGGYQLLGRYYRARDGSLLPGVGLFDVHTEAGEKRLRGNILLEVEPALLKEMEQVGCRPLPTLVGFENHSGRTFLGEGASPLGRVLKGKGNNGKDRTEGACYRNAFGTYLHGPLLSKNPHFADLLIARALSRRYGEVRLEPLDDGLEIYAHDAVKKRLL, from the coding sequence GTGCGCCTCAAGGTATGCCATCTTTACCCTGACCTTCTCAACCTCTACGGTGATCGGGGGAATGTGCTGATCATCTGCCGTCGTGCCGAATGGCGCGGTATCGATGTGGAGCTGGACCGGATTTCTCTAGGCGACCGCGTGAATTTCACGGATTACGACTTTGTTTTTCTGGGAGGAGGGGCCGACCAGGAGCAGGGGCTGGTGAGCAGGGATCTGAAAGAGAAGGGACCTCTGTTGCGGGAGGCCGTCGAGCAGGGCGTTGTTGTCTTGAGTATCTGCGGGGGCTACCAGCTTCTGGGGAGATATTACCGCGCCCGCGATGGCTCGCTGCTGCCCGGTGTGGGCCTCTTTGATGTTCATACCGAAGCCGGGGAGAAGCGGCTGCGGGGGAATATCCTCTTGGAGGTAGAGCCCGCTCTCCTGAAGGAGATGGAGCAGGTGGGCTGCCGCCCCCTGCCAACTCTCGTAGGGTTTGAAAACCACTCCGGGCGCACCTTCCTGGGGGAGGGCGCCAGTCCACTCGGCAGGGTCCTGAAAGGGAAAGGTAACAACGGGAAAGACCGCACAGAGGGAGCCTGTTACAGGAATGCTTTCGGCACTTACCTGCACGGCCCCCTTCTGTCGAAGAATCCCCACTTTGCCGACCTTTTAATTGCCAGGGCGCTCTCCCGCCGCTACGGTGAGGTGCGCCTGGAGCCGCTCGATGACGGTCTGGAGATCTACGCCCACGACGCAGTGAAAAAGCGCCTGCTTTAA
- a CDS encoding MurT ligase domain-containing protein: MNKTSSGLLTRLRFLLALAAGRFVSFLCRLCGWPGTSLPGAVALRFFPHLVSFLAPAYEKVIAVTGTNGKTTTANLLAHILRSSGRTAANNAEGANMLPGVATAMIRDCTLAGRPRSRVALLEVDEGSVGKVFPAAEPDLVLVTNYFRDQLDRYEELERTIALLRRTLDGLPQPSLLLNADDPLTAAVGYGREKVSYYGIGAADARLTGAWEGVSGELEEVKESGYCPRCGEALSYRCYYYGQLGDYYCPRCDFRRPELRFTAERVRSDECLTFDLVARPEDLGGEYPAGDEAGRGGRRTLQAPLRGFYNTYNVLAATAAALMCGVSVDEVKRSLLDYKTATGRMEEFIFRGRPCVLALIKNPTGANEVLKTILGTEKKKALVIAVNDLAADGRDVSWLWDAGFAVLGDPRIKKIVCSGRRAGDMAVCLKYAGVPLERLVIAPEPQESLRLLGDQDAEELYILATYTRLFDYARLLRLLGEVVEKGAPQGMPSLP, translated from the coding sequence ATGAATAAAACCTCATCTGGTTTGCTGACAAGACTGCGCTTTCTTTTAGCCCTTGCGGCTGGGCGTTTTGTCTCCTTCCTCTGCCGCCTTTGCGGCTGGCCGGGAACCTCCCTGCCGGGCGCAGTGGCCTTGAGATTCTTCCCGCATCTTGTTTCCTTCCTGGCCCCTGCTTACGAAAAGGTTATTGCTGTGACCGGCACCAACGGAAAGACCACGACGGCAAACCTCCTGGCCCACATCCTGCGTTCCTCGGGCCGTACAGCGGCGAATAATGCCGAGGGTGCCAATATGCTGCCCGGGGTGGCGACGGCCATGATCAGGGACTGCACCCTGGCCGGCAGGCCGCGCAGCAGGGTCGCCCTCCTGGAGGTGGATGAGGGGAGTGTGGGGAAGGTTTTTCCCGCCGCCGAACCGGATCTGGTGCTGGTTACCAACTACTTCCGGGACCAGCTCGACCGTTACGAGGAGCTGGAGCGCACCATTGCCCTCCTGCGCCGCACCCTGGACGGGCTCCCGCAGCCGTCCCTGCTCCTCAACGCCGACGATCCCCTGACGGCGGCTGTGGGGTATGGGCGGGAAAAGGTGAGCTATTACGGTATAGGCGCCGCTGACGCCCGGCTCACGGGCGCGTGGGAGGGAGTGTCTGGGGAGCTGGAGGAGGTCAAAGAGAGCGGCTACTGCCCCCGGTGTGGGGAAGCCCTTTCTTACCGCTGCTACTATTACGGGCAGCTCGGTGATTACTACTGCCCGCGGTGTGACTTCAGACGGCCGGAGCTGCGGTTCACCGCTGAAAGGGTGCGCTCTGATGAGTGTTTGACCTTTGATCTGGTGGCGCGCCCCGAAGACCTTGGCGGTGAGTATCCTGCCGGGGATGAAGCAGGAAGGGGAGGCCGCCGCACCCTCCAGGCTCCTCTCCGCGGCTTCTACAACACATACAACGTTCTGGCGGCGACGGCAGCGGCTCTGATGTGCGGGGTGTCGGTCGATGAAGTCAAAAGATCGCTCCTCGACTACAAGACTGCCACCGGCAGGATGGAGGAATTCATCTTTCGGGGGCGCCCCTGCGTCCTGGCTCTGATTAAAAACCCCACCGGAGCGAACGAGGTTTTGAAAACGATTCTGGGGACGGAAAAGAAAAAGGCGCTGGTGATCGCAGTCAATGACCTGGCGGCAGACGGGAGGGATGTCTCCTGGCTCTGGGATGCAGGTTTTGCCGTGCTCGGAGATCCCCGTATTAAGAAGATCGTTTGCTCCGGGCGCCGGGCGGGGGACATGGCCGTCTGCCTGAAGTATGCCGGGGTTCCTTTGGAGAGGCTCGTCATCGCTCCGGAGCCGCAGGAGAGCCTGCGGCTCCTCGGGGATCAGGATGCGGAAGAGCTTTACATCCTGGCGACGTATACCAGACTTTTCGACTATGCGCGGCTGCTGCGGCTGCTGGGAGAGGTGGTGGAAAAGGGTGCGCCTCAAGGTATGCCATCTTTACCCTGA
- a CDS encoding methyltransferase family protein yields MKPGPFVHDPRATFPQYLEDLATAYWYSELLFTAVEVGIFTILAEGGLTASELASRLGIDRLAAKRFLRAGWAQVHHPARGFGEHFFVVDLLSSMTENLAAGCNVAYHRKVEGFKQTHLRCGPACKGYEL; encoded by the coding sequence ATGAAGCCCGGTCCTTTTGTCCATGATCCCCGGGCCACTTTCCCCCAGTATCTGGAGGACCTGGCCACCGCCTACTGGTATTCGGAGCTTCTCTTTACTGCTGTTGAAGTGGGTATCTTCACAATCCTGGCGGAAGGGGGCCTGACCGCTTCTGAACTGGCGTCCCGGCTGGGGATTGATCGCCTTGCGGCAAAGCGCTTCCTGAGAGCGGGATGGGCACAAGTGCACCATCCCGCTCGTGGTTTTGGAGAGCACTTTTTTGTGGTTGATTTATTGTCGAGTATGACAGAGAATCTTGCGGCCGGCTGTAATGTGGCATATCATAGAAAAGTCGAAGGGTTTAAACAGACGCATTTACGATGCGGTCCCGCGTGCAAGGGTTATGAACTGTGA
- the bzaB gene encoding B12 lower ligand biosynthesis ThiC-like protein BzaB, giving the protein MTQVQHARMGRVTPEMEAVAAAEGLPVEEIMQGVAEGTIVIPKNIRRKKIRLCGIGKGLRVKVNALIGTSTDWNDPEMELRKIAAAEAAGCDSFMDLSTGGDIDAMRKKTLTNAGVPVGCVPIYQAGIEAIERHGSVVGMTPDDMFAVIEKQAADGIDFMAVHSALNFEILECLQQNGRVTDIVSRGGAFLTGWMLHNQKENPLYEQFDRLLEILLRYDVTLSIGDAIRPGSIADSLDAAQMKGLIVAGELVARALEAGVQVMVEGPGHVPLDHVEATMKLQKSLCHNVPYYILGTLATDVAAGYDHIAAAIGGALAGMVGANFLCYVTPAEHLGLPTEEDVRAGVIATRIAAHAADLANGNRAAWERDLEMARARVRGDVEKQIKLAIDPETARTALGGADGDYRCAACGENCAACVAAGFFGIS; this is encoded by the coding sequence ATGACTCAGGTTCAGCACGCTCGTATGGGCAGGGTTACTCCGGAGATGGAGGCTGTTGCCGCTGCGGAAGGTCTCCCTGTGGAGGAAATTATGCAGGGGGTGGCCGAAGGAACGATTGTGATCCCCAAAAATATACGGCGTAAGAAGATCAGGTTATGCGGTATCGGCAAAGGGCTGCGTGTCAAAGTAAACGCTTTGATCGGCACTTCCACCGACTGGAATGACCCGGAGATGGAGTTGCGCAAGATCGCGGCTGCGGAGGCAGCCGGGTGTGATTCCTTCATGGATTTGAGCACAGGCGGGGATATCGACGCGATGAGAAAGAAAACACTCACCAATGCCGGTGTTCCGGTAGGGTGTGTGCCCATCTATCAGGCGGGTATAGAGGCCATCGAACGGCACGGTAGTGTTGTGGGCATGACCCCCGATGACATGTTTGCAGTTATTGAAAAACAAGCAGCAGATGGCATCGATTTTATGGCGGTGCACAGCGCTCTGAATTTTGAAATCCTGGAATGCCTTCAGCAGAACGGCAGGGTGACCGATATCGTCAGCAGGGGAGGCGCATTCCTGACCGGATGGATGCTTCATAATCAGAAGGAGAATCCCCTTTATGAACAGTTTGACAGGCTGCTGGAGATCCTGCTCAGATATGACGTGACCTTGAGCATCGGGGACGCCATCCGCCCCGGTTCTATTGCTGATTCCCTTGATGCCGCCCAGATGAAGGGATTAATTGTTGCCGGGGAACTGGTGGCCCGGGCACTGGAGGCGGGTGTCCAGGTGATGGTGGAAGGCCCCGGGCATGTGCCGCTTGACCATGTTGAGGCAACCATGAAGCTGCAGAAGAGTCTCTGCCATAATGTACCGTATTACATCCTAGGGACACTGGCTACCGATGTTGCCGCCGGTTATGACCATATTGCTGCTGCCATCGGCGGTGCCCTTGCCGGTATGGTTGGAGCTAATTTTCTCTGTTATGTAACCCCTGCTGAGCACCTTGGGCTGCCCACGGAGGAGGACGTGAGAGCAGGTGTGATCGCCACCAGGATAGCTGCTCACGCGGCCGACCTGGCAAATGGGAACAGGGCAGCCTGGGAGCGGGACCTGGAGATGGCCCGCGCCCGGGTGAGGGGTGATGTGGAGAAACAGATCAAACTGGCGATTGATCCGGAGACAGCCAGGACAGCCCTCGGTGGCGCCGATGGTGACTACCGGTGTGCTGCCTGCGGTGAAAACTGCGCCGCTTGTGTGGCTGCCGGTTTTTTTGGGATTTCTTGA
- the thiC gene encoding phosphomethylpyrimidine synthase ThiC, with product MTLLETALQGRITDEMEQVALQEGVAPEFVRKGVAEGTIVILGGNRNRNVRPVGVGKGLRTKVSASIGLYGEESSIDLEVAKIRIAEEAGTDTIMDLSVSGDIDQMLQKTLDVASTPVGTLPLYQALAEASRKFGSSVQMDVELLFEVIERHAAAGVGFLALHCGLTMGIVERAKRAGRLDPLVSYGGAHLSGWMVANNRENPLYENFDRVLDIARKYDVVLSLADGMRPGCLADAMDAAQVDEMTIFGELVRKSRNNGVQVMVKGPGHLPLHKVKETVVLEKNLCHGAPYFVFGPLVTDIAVGYDQINAAIGGALSAWARADFLCYVTSAEHVGIPDREQVREGVIAARIAAHAGDVAKGLPGAREWDFQLSMARKDLDWERQMELALDPERARKVKNARRGRGESGCAMCGRYCAMEIVSKYLRTKRHVC from the coding sequence ATGACTCTATTGGAAACTGCTTTGCAGGGCAGGATTACAGATGAGATGGAGCAGGTTGCTTTGCAGGAGGGGGTCGCCCCGGAATTTGTCAGGAAGGGGGTGGCCGAGGGGACAATTGTTATTCTTGGCGGCAACCGCAACCGGAATGTCCGGCCGGTGGGTGTAGGCAAGGGATTGAGGACCAAGGTGAGCGCTAGTATCGGCCTCTACGGTGAGGAGAGCAGCATTGACCTCGAGGTTGCAAAAATCCGTATTGCTGAAGAGGCCGGCACGGACACGATCATGGACTTGAGTGTAAGCGGTGATATCGACCAGATGCTTCAGAAAACTTTGGATGTTGCTTCAACTCCTGTGGGCACTCTTCCTCTTTACCAGGCCCTGGCGGAGGCCAGCAGAAAATTTGGGTCTTCGGTGCAGATGGATGTTGAGTTATTGTTTGAGGTAATTGAGCGTCATGCTGCTGCAGGTGTGGGTTTTCTCGCCCTGCACTGCGGTTTGACGATGGGTATTGTGGAGCGGGCCAAAAGGGCAGGAAGGCTGGATCCCCTGGTCAGCTACGGGGGGGCCCACCTCAGCGGCTGGATGGTGGCCAACAACAGGGAGAATCCTCTCTACGAAAATTTTGATCGGGTTCTGGATATTGCCAGAAAGTACGATGTTGTATTGAGTCTTGCGGATGGGATGAGGCCGGGATGTCTGGCAGACGCCATGGATGCCGCCCAGGTTGATGAGATGACGATTTTTGGGGAACTTGTCAGGAAGTCCCGGAATAACGGTGTTCAGGTAATGGTAAAAGGGCCAGGTCATCTACCTCTGCATAAAGTTAAGGAGACTGTGGTCTTGGAGAAGAACCTCTGTCACGGAGCGCCGTATTTTGTCTTCGGCCCACTGGTTACCGACATCGCCGTTGGCTACGACCAGATCAATGCGGCTATCGGCGGTGCTCTCAGTGCCTGGGCGAGGGCGGATTTCCTCTGTTATGTGACCTCTGCTGAGCATGTGGGGATTCCGGACCGGGAGCAAGTGCGGGAGGGCGTGATTGCTGCCAGGATAGCCGCCCACGCCGGAGATGTGGCCAAAGGGCTGCCGGGTGCCCGGGAATGGGATTTTCAGCTATCCATGGCGCGTAAGGATCTGGACTGGGAACGGCAAATGGAACTCGCCCTTGACCCTGAGCGTGCCAGAAAAGTGAAGAATGCCAGAAGGGGAAGGGGAGAATCCGGCTGTGCCATGTGTGGCAGGTACTGTGCGATGGAGATAGTTTCGAAATATTTGAGAACGAAAAGGCATGTTTGTTAA
- the ypeB gene encoding germination protein YpeB, whose product MTRRLTAAIVALAVLWGVTAFWGVTQVQARRRAETLLVNKYNRAFYESLQRSKNVEALLSKGLATASPEHMDTLFSDLWYNANAAQENLLQLPLSHQVVARTAKFLTQVGDYAYSITKRDQGEKFSEQDRQTMRQLYERARSLNRELATVERQAADGRFRWTEVREGLGRVFPRGTLATADTSFRRVDSQLQELPVLIYDGPFSDHLERAEPLGLTGDTVTEAQARKIARRFIDFKGAEVTGVKSTGTVKGKIPAYSFEFSTDGRQENVITANVAKKGGHVVYYINPRSVESTKIDDQKGLALAQEFLKSRGIEDMVPTYTLRRQNILTVSFAYRQGDVIVYPDLIKVQVALDNGQILGYDALGFLMSHHRRDLPEPALTADEARQKLNPQLKVLAERMAVVPTSGKHEVLTYEFKAEMDGETFLVYVNAQTGQEEHIFKLLKTPAGTLVL is encoded by the coding sequence ATGACCAGGCGTTTGACAGCGGCAATTGTGGCTCTGGCAGTACTCTGGGGAGTGACGGCTTTTTGGGGCGTTACTCAGGTGCAGGCGCGGCGCAGGGCGGAAACATTGCTGGTAAACAAGTACAACCGGGCCTTTTACGAATCGCTGCAGCGCAGCAAGAATGTGGAGGCTCTTCTCTCGAAGGGACTGGCCACAGCTTCACCGGAGCATATGGACACCCTGTTCTCCGACCTCTGGTACAATGCCAATGCCGCCCAGGAGAACCTGCTCCAGCTGCCGCTTTCTCATCAGGTTGTGGCCCGGACGGCCAAATTTTTAACGCAGGTCGGGGATTATGCCTATTCGATAACGAAGCGCGATCAGGGGGAAAAATTCAGCGAGCAGGATCGTCAGACCATGCGCCAGCTCTATGAAAGGGCGCGCTCGTTGAACCGCGAGCTGGCTACCGTGGAGCGCCAGGCCGCCGACGGGCGCTTCCGATGGACGGAGGTGCGGGAGGGGCTGGGCCGGGTATTTCCCAGGGGAACCCTGGCGACTGCAGACACCAGCTTCCGCAGGGTGGACAGCCAGCTGCAGGAGCTTCCGGTTCTGATTTATGACGGTCCCTTTTCCGACCACCTCGAACGGGCTGAGCCCCTCGGGCTGACGGGAGATACCGTGACCGAAGCCCAGGCCCGGAAGATTGCCAGGCGTTTTATTGACTTCAAGGGTGCCGAAGTTACCGGTGTCAAAAGCACCGGGACGGTAAAAGGGAAAATACCGGCCTACAGCTTTGAGTTCAGCACCGACGGGCGGCAGGAAAACGTGATCACCGCCAACGTTGCCAAAAAGGGAGGCCATGTGGTGTATTACATCAACCCCCGTTCGGTTGAATCTACTAAGATCGACGATCAGAAAGGACTGGCTCTGGCGCAGGAGTTCCTGAAGTCCCGGGGAATCGAGGACATGGTGCCCACCTACACCTTGAGGAGGCAGAATATCCTGACCGTTTCCTTTGCCTACCGGCAGGGGGATGTGATCGTCTATCCCGATCTGATCAAGGTGCAGGTGGCCCTGGACAACGGGCAGATCCTGGGTTACGATGCCCTTGGCTTTCTCATGTCCCACCACCGGCGCGACCTGCCCGAGCCGGCTCTGACGGCGGACGAAGCGCGCCAGAAGCTCAACCCGCAGCTCAAGGTGCTGGCGGAACGGATGGCCGTCGTCCCTACGTCCGGGAAGCATGAGGTGCTGACCTACGAATTCAAGGCGGAAATGGATGGTGAAACCTTCCTGGTTTATGTTAATGCACAAACCGGCCAGGAGGAGCACATCTTCAAGCTGCTGAAGACGCCAGCGGGGACGCTGGTGCTGTAG
- a CDS encoding cell wall hydrolase has product MGSLQGCGGLSGGRLSPAVKNLTSRKGGMGMDLKKPQYALAIVTAAALLFSTILYLGFYRNGNFPLQGLERENRAEASPESGVDNLELLARVIQGEAGDEPYLGKVAVGAVMLNRMRSASFPNTLSGVIFEPFAFESVSNGLIWQVPPSEEAYRAANDALNGMDPTYGALFFWNPSKPVNPWVWTRQIVTQIGNHVFAI; this is encoded by the coding sequence ATGGGCAGTCTGCAGGGATGTGGAGGTTTAAGCGGTGGTCGTTTAAGCCCGGCGGTTAAAAATCTTACCAGCAGAAAAGGGGGTATGGGAATGGATCTGAAAAAACCGCAGTACGCTTTGGCGATCGTGACGGCGGCGGCTCTTCTGTTTTCCACAATCCTGTATCTGGGGTTTTACCGGAACGGGAACTTCCCGCTGCAGGGATTGGAGAGGGAAAACAGGGCCGAGGCCAGCCCGGAATCCGGTGTCGATAATCTGGAACTGCTGGCCAGGGTCATTCAGGGTGAGGCGGGGGATGAGCCTTACCTGGGCAAGGTGGCCGTGGGAGCGGTGATGCTCAACAGGATGCGCAGCGCCAGCTTTCCGAACACCCTGTCCGGCGTGATTTTTGAGCCTTTTGCCTTCGAATCGGTTTCCAACGGCCTGATCTGGCAGGTTCCTCCTTCGGAGGAAGCGTATCGGGCGGCGAATGACGCCTTGAACGGGATGGACCCCACATACGGTGCCCTGTTCTTCTGGAACCCGTCCAAGCCGGTAAACCCCTGGGTCTGGACCAGGCAGATCGTCACTCAGATCGGGAATCACGTATTTGCCATTTAA
- a CDS encoding UbiA-like polyprenyltransferase: MAVLESKIRSGLTRLKIYGDLVMFSHSLFALPFGLIGMLLAANGLPSARVFFWILVALVGARNAANALNRLIDARYDAWNQRTAHRHLPRGIVSGSEVLALSIVGFILLLVASWQLNPLCLKLAPVALFILVIYSYTKRFTSACHLVLGFACGIAPTASWLAVTGKFALPPMLLSAAVTCWVAGFDIIYATQDVEFDRRVGLYSIPARFGIPKALGIAKLLHLAVILFLLLVPPYSAPPHAVPGTIYYLGVAAVAGLLCWEHLMVKPDDLHRVTTAAYTVNQIIGVTLLFFTVLDLLVTKIL; the protein is encoded by the coding sequence ATGGCGGTGCTCGAATCGAAAATCCGCTCCGGATTGACGAGGCTCAAAATATACGGGGACCTGGTGATGTTCAGCCACAGCCTCTTCGCCCTTCCCTTCGGCCTGATCGGGATGCTGCTGGCCGCCAACGGCCTCCCGTCGGCCCGGGTCTTTTTCTGGATTCTCGTCGCCCTGGTGGGGGCGCGCAACGCCGCCAACGCCCTCAACCGCTTGATCGACGCCCGCTACGATGCCTGGAACCAGAGAACAGCCCACAGGCACCTGCCCCGGGGGATAGTGTCGGGAAGTGAGGTACTGGCGCTGAGCATCGTCGGCTTTATCCTGCTGCTGGTGGCATCCTGGCAGCTAAATCCTCTCTGTCTGAAGCTCGCCCCCGTAGCGCTCTTTATTCTGGTAATCTATTCCTACACCAAAAGGTTCACCTCAGCCTGCCATCTGGTGCTGGGCTTTGCCTGCGGCATCGCCCCAACCGCCAGCTGGCTGGCGGTAACCGGGAAGTTCGCCCTCCCCCCCATGCTGTTGAGCGCCGCAGTGACGTGCTGGGTTGCCGGGTTTGACATCATCTACGCCACCCAGGATGTGGAATTCGACAGGAGGGTAGGGCTCTATTCCATTCCCGCCCGGTTCGGGATACCGAAGGCACTGGGTATCGCCAAACTACTGCATCTGGCAGTAATCCTTTTTCTGCTCCTGGTTCCCCCTTACTCCGCCCCCCCGCACGCCGTTCCCGGAACGATCTATTACCTGGGGGTGGCAGCAGTGGCCGGGCTTCTCTGCTGGGAGCACCTGATGGTAAAACCCGACGACCTGCACAGGGTGACCACGGCGGCCTACACCGTCAACCAGATCATCGGCGTCACCCTGCTTTTCTTCACCGTTCTGGATCTGCTGGTAACCAAGATTCTGTAG